In Ptychodera flava strain L36383 chromosome 17, AS_Pfla_20210202, whole genome shotgun sequence, one genomic interval encodes:
- the LOC139115284 gene encoding eukaryotic translation initiation factor 5B-like, translating into MAITSGDTTDTVSKRTAWTLSWAKANAQVMKMKSQADYLSDLQERLYLPQIQQSPTVQLYSKAYRLAAARRHPKRKRLQRNTTKNNALQLPELRQTWSLFEETNASGKDEVEPARPRRNSDPHLPPLSEKQDVKAKKKERPGNKVSVSLVVDYTNKKALGQNYDTSSKKLFESPAYPARKAWKKHANYRRHNTLEPLDKPRKRKDNKDIKGGDSHKADSERRSPLYLQNNKSTADELREEERVKYRLQQSNQNLEDYRKEHDRKVAAGRRMRAPPNSADSKRERRKSKHFSEKRRKKSIQEKIANGKVNDDSGFSSKNTADLKRKPSQQEESASIGQVNLEEVHPEFADGYTVSQLSDAKRLWIRWWLEDCERHRSHWQTAPDDLDGLSQIQESTPKHGEGDTINELKMPFGQSPDNKKTLSKTQKSSAGKVDDNS; encoded by the coding sequence ATGGCTATAACGTCGGGAGATACAACAGATACTGTGTCTAAACGCACTGCTTGGACGTTGTCTTGGGCGAAAGCAAACGCCCAGgtcatgaaaatgaaatctCAGGCGGACTATCTCAGCGACTTGCAGGAACGCCTCTACCTGCCGCAAATCCAGCAGTCGCCGACCGTGCAACTCTACAGCAAGGCGTACCGTCTTGCCGCGGCAAGGAGGCATCCAAAGAGGAAGCGACTGCAGAGGAACACGACGAAAAATAATGCACTTCAGTTGCCGGAGCTCCGACAAACATGGTCGCTGTTCGAAGAGACCAATGCCTCGGGGAAGGATGAAGTTGAACCGGCGCGACCGCGAAGGAACAGCGACCCGCACCTACCTCCGCTCAGCGAAAAACAAGACGTAAAAGCGAAGAAGAAGGAACGTCCAGGAAACAAGGTTTCAGTATCCTTGGTCGTTGACTACACTAATAAGAAAGCCCTAGGACAAAACTACGATACTAGCAGCAAGAAACTTTTTGAAAGCCCTGCATATCCAGCAAGAAAAGCCTGGAAGAAGCACGCCAACTATCGACGACATAATACTCTGGAACCGCTGGACAAACCCCGAAAACGAAAGGataataaagatataaagggTGGTGACAGCCACAAAGCAGACAGTGAAAGACGTTCACCgttatatttacaaaataataaatcCACGGCGGATGAATTGCGCGAGGAGGAGAGGGTGAAGTACAGACTGCAACAATCCAACCAAAATTTAGAGGACTACCGTAAGGAACACGACAGGAAGGTTGCAGCAGGGAGGCGTATGAGGGCGCCACCGAACAGTGCCGACTCCAAGCGAGAACGCCGCAAAAgcaaacatttcagtgaaaagcGTCGGAAAAAGTCCATTCAAGAAAAAATTGCGAACGGGAAAGTGAACGATGATTCAGGCTTTTCGAGCAAAAATACGGCGGACTTGAAAAGGAAGCCCTCCCAGCAAGAGGAGAGTGCGAGCATCGGACAAGTAAATCTTGAAGAGGTGCATCCGGAATTTGCCGACGGTTATACGGTATCACAGTTGTCCGACGCCAAACGTTTATGGATCCGATGGTGGCTTGAGGACTGTGAACGCCATCGGTCTCACTGGCAGACTGCCCCGGACGACCTCGATGGGCTTTCCCAGATCCAGGAATCCACTCCCAAACACGGGGAAGGCGATACCATCAATGAACTCAAAATGCCCTTCGGGCAATCCCCTGATAATAAAAAGACACTGAGTAAAACACAGAAAAGCAGCGCGGGCAAAGTAGATGATAATTCATAG